In one window of Mytilus trossulus isolate FHL-02 chromosome 7, PNRI_Mtr1.1.1.hap1, whole genome shotgun sequence DNA:
- the LOC134725668 gene encoding uncharacterized protein LOC134725668: protein MSFQPEKRKSLSDRFGCIPSVGHGQQNDSQNFSKSWKGSGQKNSSFTSSYSRNEKKDPKNTLTVCLKVNRQNKDNSYVNRPCQPLRMECRDKPSEIAKQFSRNGSQDSKENSVNFNHGYGRQVAVKDTCVNGELRNSHDQSLRHEIGITSQTLPLNRIDYNHSSREASALLKTPPKFDGNNSIFTTRTSPQFVGNYSKGSAFQNERYNPLEQRGITNIDRNAPVINSYRQGGYCNQFPGQVATVPPSSMNRKSPYLERSNNMNNTVNNIDTNRAMFNTSPQFSGNFNSTRQTAPNETQLQNSHAGSQFNSSPRFIQTTPSQVSNQGFALQQPPHITSQMCTKGYAQHTQPPTSIQGNAQQPAQHTQPQTGNQRNGQQQPQHTQPQTGNQSFAPHQPQPFINSNIRDPRSPGFLQNDLCNARSFQYAPENHGFYGNELTPNYSGQNKSPVDRNKNFINNGNFNQHNEKAVPYEPFGLINIVTPEKTPFQVNKVPIGSKQHTFIPPGQQQMIPAVCVNRSCNSPNSPTFSSDSEMSLDSNVVSESSSQGLKEKIKPTGFYNDVEELTKKFFGKCEKLTKTSEDKKTLEKINTQLHTEIITALNSCNQNTISPDASQIAEEIDQTKNKTCQQDGMSPKLVIDESKKEGEDSEQERFEGRTLLKGGVKPRHVPKMLIDKPGQGPPNDRRTVYMTCRNLLELPLPKWAAEALGKNVLEHDITNGHNKESKPSKTKNEKTKKELVVTNKLEKRLTEIFNVKDGDKKGIETKVNQKSENLKDQKKLPNTRKITDSKDVKKSSDQTKKIQPSKDSKRSVSNGNYKSNKKVKTSDKVDLTLGGTLLAKQMESNTVKQKPVQKETVNISTSSSYASKNGSRDNSRSRDNSRSRDNSKSRISRSRESSRSRNRSRSRDRHSWKTNKYSDSQYKRTEQNSYRSRSRDVRNRSPLISGKKSNAKHGLDRAVENVTATIKSIIGKDLNWPYNESDNKSFDMYDFRGRDDIGS, encoded by the coding sequence ATGTCTTTCCAACCTGAAAAGAGAAAATCCTTATCAGATAGGTTTGGTTGTATACCATCAGTAGGTCATGGCCAGCAGAATGACAGTCagaatttttctaaaagttggaAAGGCTCAGGACAAAAAAATAGTTCCTTTACAAGCAGTTATTCTAGAAATGAAAAGAAAGATCCTAAAAATACTCTTACAGTTTGTTTGAAAGTTAATCGTCAGAATAAAGATAACAGTTATGTGAATCGTCCATGTCAACCTCTACGTATGGAATGTCGTGACAAACCATCGGAAATAGCGAAACAGTTTTCAAGAAATGGATCTCAGGACAGTAAAGAAAACAGTGTCAACTTCAACCACGGTTATGGACGTCAAGTTGCTGTCAAAGACACTTGTGTCAACGGAGAGTTGAGAAACAGTCATGACCAGTCTCTAAGGCATGAAATTGGAATAACAAGTCAAACCTTACCgctaaatcggatagactataATCATTCTTCGAGGGAAGCTTCTGCCTTGTTAAAAACTCCTCCCAAATTTGATGGAAATAACTCAATATTCACGACAAGAACTTCACCTCAATTTGTTGGTAATTATTCAAAAGGTTCTGCTTTCCAAAATGAAAGATATAATCCGTTAGAGCAAAGAGGTATTACAAACATTGATAGAAATGCTCCAGTAATAAATTCTTATAGACAAGGTGGATATTGTAATCAGTTTCCAGGGCAGGTAGCAACTGTACCACCTTCAAGTATGAATAGAAAGTCTCCCTACTTAGAAAGATctaacaacatgaacaatacTGTTAATAACATTGACACAAATAGAGCAATGTTTAACACTAGTCCACAATTTTCTGGCAATTTCAATAGTACAAGACAAACGGCACCTAATGAGACACAGTTACAAAATAGCCATGCTGGTTCACAATTCAACAGCAGTCCTCGATTCATCCAAACTACACCATCTCAAGTGAGCAATCAAGGGTTCGCATTGCAACAACCACCACATATAACATCTCAAATGTGCACTAAAGGATATGCACAACATACACAGCCTCCAACGAGCATTCAAGGGAATGCTCAGCAACCAGCGCAACATACACAGCCTCAAACAGGCAATCAGAGGAATGGTCAGCAACAACCACAACATACACAGCCTCAAACAGGCAATCAGAGCTTTGCTCCACACCAACCCCAACCTTTCATCAACAGCAACATAAGAGATCCAAGGAGTCCAggatttttacaaaatgatcTTTGTAATGCCAGATCTTTTCAGTATGCTCCTGAAAATCATGGGTTTTATGGAAATGAGTTGACACCAAACTATTCAGGTCAAAATAAAAGTCCAGTGGACAGGAAtaagaattttataaataatggcAACTTTAACCAGCATAATGAAAAGGCAGTGCCATATGAACCATTTGGATTGATCAACATTGTAACACCCGAGAAAACACCTTTTCAGGTCAACAAAGTCCCTATTGGCTCTAAACAACATACATTTATTCCTCCAGGGCAACAGCAAATGATACCTGCAGTTTGTGTAAATAGGTCATGTAATAGTCCCAACAGTCCTACGTTTAGTTCAGACAGTGAAATGTCTCTTGATTCTAATGTTGTAAGTGAATCGTCAAGCCAAGGtttaaaagagaaaatcaaGCCAACCGGGTTTTATAATGATGTAGAAGAGTTGACAAAAAAGTTTTTtggaaaatgtgaaaaattaacaaaaacctCGGAAGATAAGAAAACATTGGAGAAGATTAATACTCAACTCCATACAGAAATTATAACTGCTTTAAATAGTTGTAACCAAAATACCATATCTCCAGATGCTTCACAGATTGCAGAAGAAATAGACCagactaaaaataaaacatgccaACAAGATGGGATGTCTCCAAAATTGGTCATTGATGAAAGTAAAAAAGAAGGGGAAGATAGTGAACAGGAGAGGTTTGAAGGGAGGACACTGCTAAAAGGTGGTGTGAAACCCAGACACGTTCCAAAAATGTTGATTGACAAGCCAGGTCAGGGTCCACCAAATGACAGAAGAACAGTTTATATGACTTGTAGAAATTTATTGGAATTGCCATTGCCAAAGTGGGCGGCTGAAGCTcttggaaaaaatgttttggaaCATGATATAACAAATGGACATAATAAAGAAAGTAAACCCTCCAAGActaaaaatgagaaaacaaaaaaagaactaGTAGTAACAAATAAACTTGAGAAAAGGTTAACAgaaatatttaatgttaaagATGGGGACAAAAAAGGTATTGAAACAAAGGTGAATCAGAAATCTGAGAATTTGAAGGATCAGAAAAAATTGCCCAACacaagaaaaataacagattcaaAAGATGTGAAAAAATCTTCAGACCAAACAAAGAAAATTCAGCCATCTAAAGATTCAAAGAGGTCTGTATCAAATGGAAATTATAAATCCAATAAGAAAGTAAAAACAAGTGATAAAGTGGATTTAACCCTAGGGGGAACTCTACTTGCTAAACAGATGGAAAGCAATACAGTTAAGCAAAAACCAGTACAAAAAGAAACAGTTAATATTTCCACTTCATCCAGTTATGCCAGTAAGAATGGTTCTAGAGATAACTCAAGATCAAGAGATAATTCAAGGTCAAGAGATAATTCAAAGTCTAGGATTTCAAGGTCGAGAGAAAGTTCAAGGTCCCGTAATAGGTCAAGATCAAGAGACAGACATTCatggaaaacaaacaaatattcagaTTCACAATACAAACGTACAGAACAAAACAGTTACAGATCAAGGTCACGTGATGTTCGTAATCGTTCACCTTTAATCAGTGGAAAAAAATCTAATGCCAAGCATGGACTTGACAGAGCAGTTGAAAATGTAACGGCAACTATTAAAAGTATTATTGGCAAAGACTTAAACTGGCCTTATAATGAAAGTGACAATAAAAGTTTTGATATGTATGATTTCAGGGGACGTGATGATATTGGTAGCTAG